The following coding sequences lie in one Macaca thibetana thibetana isolate TM-01 chromosome 18, ASM2454274v1, whole genome shotgun sequence genomic window:
- the LOC126940976 gene encoding LOW QUALITY PROTEIN: ubiquitin recognition factor in ER-associated degradation protein 1-like (The sequence of the model RefSeq protein was modified relative to this genomic sequence to represent the inferred CDS: inserted 2 bases in 1 codon) yields the protein MFSFNMFNHPIPRVFQNRFSTQYRCFSVSMLAGPNDRSDVEKGGKIIMMPSALDQLSQLNITYPMLFKLTSKNSDRMTHCGMLEFVTDXICYLSHWMMQNLLLEEGSLVQVESVNLQVATYCKFQPQSHDVPDITNPKAILENTVRNFSCLTTGDVIAINYNEKIYKLELCVMETKPDKAVSITECDMNMDFDAPLGYKEPERQVQHEKSTEGEADHSSYAGELGFRAFSSSGNRLDGKKKGVEPSPSPVKPGDIKRGIPNYEFKLGKITFIRNARVLVKKVEEDEAGGRFVTFSGGQLLHKKGRKP from the exons ATGTTCTCTTTCAACATGTTCAATCACCCAATTCCCAGGGTCTTCCAAAACCGCTTCTCCACACAGTACCGCTGCTTCTCTGTGTCCATGCTAGCAGGGCCTAATGACAGGTCAGAtgtggagaagggagggaagataATTATGATGCCCTCAGCCCTGGACCAACTCAGCCAACTTAACATTACCTATCCCATGCTGTTCAAACTGACCAGTAAGAATTCGGACCGCATGACACACTGTGGCATGCTGGAGTTTGTGACTGA GATCTGCTACCTCTCACACTGGATGATGCAGAACTTGCTCTTGGAAGAAGGCAGCCTGGTCCAGGTGGAGAGTGTCAACCTTCAAGTGGCCACCTACTGCAAATTCCAGCCTCAGAGCCATGACGTCCCAGACATCACCAACCCCAAAGCCATATTAGAAAACACAGTTAGGAACTTTTCCTGTCTGACCACTGGGGATGTGATTGCCATCAACTATAATGAAAAGATCTACAAACTCGAACTGTGTGTGATGGAAACCAAACCTGACAAGGCAGTGTCCATCACTGAGTGTGACATGAACATGGACTTTGATGCTCCCCTGGGCTACAAAGAACCCGAAAGACAAGTCCAGCATGAGAAGTCGACAGAAGGTGAAGCCGATCACAGTAGCTATGCTGGAGAGCTGGGCTTCCGCGCCTTCTCCAGCTCTGGCAATAGACtggatggaaagaagaaaggggtgGAGCCCAGTCCTTCCCCAGTCAAGCCTGGAGATATTAAAAGAGGAATTCCTAATTATGAATTTAAACTTGGTAAGATAACTTTCATCAGAAATGCACGCGTCCTTGTCAAAAAGGTTGAagaggatgaagctggaggcagatTCGTCACTTTCTCTGGAGGACAGTTGTTgcataaaaagggaagaaagccctAA